Below is a genomic region from Macaca thibetana thibetana isolate TM-01 chromosome 1, ASM2454274v1, whole genome shotgun sequence.
atttatgttttactaGATATTGTTCTAAGACTCAGAGTAATGATGAGAGGTcttgcagaataaaataaaaataagtcctTATTTATTTACTATCACCTACATGTCAGACACTGTGCACTGTGGTTTACAAATCTTAACACTAATATTCAAAAGACTCTTCAAGAAAATATCGTtatcaaataatgaaattaagactcAGAGATGCTAAGTTACTTTCTAAAGATTAAGTATTTAGCAAGTGACTGaacaaaatatgatttaaatCCAGATATATGTGAGTTCAAAAAACATGCTTTTTTCTACTGTACCAGTCTTCTCCACATGAAATGATTACAAGTGGTACAAAAAACGTCATGAATttcatattctaaattttatttagcaCATTTTGTTTAGGACATGACTGACTATATTTACATTAAGTGAAGTAAATTTGAAAAATgcctatatatataaaataggtaagacacaaattttaaaaaaatcctaagtATGATACATAAACATCTGAGTTTTGAAAATCACTGCACCACATCATGTTGAAGGGATGTGTACTTTCCCTAGTCTCTGGTCTCAAACCGAATGTGGCTCCAGCAGACAGTATGAAGGTCGCTGTAACACTGAAAGTCAGTCAGCACTTGCTGCAGCTGCACCACCCCACATAGAAAAGCACTGAATTTTTGGTTTCTCGTCTCTGGCCACTGTTGATCCCTGCGGTCACCATACCCTCAGGTCCAGCCTTGGCCTACTCCCAGCCCCAACTCATGCCAATATCCCAATTCTCTTTAGCTGCCTCCTCATAGCCTCCTTGATCTCCTTGTTGCGCAAGCTGTAGATGAAGGGATTGAGGAAGGGTGTGAGCACTGAGTAGACCCCTGCCAGGGCCCGGTCATAGTCCAGTGAGTAACTCTTCCTCAGCCGCACATACATGAAGAGAATGCTCCCATAGAAGACGAGAACCACAGTGAGGTGGGAAGCACACGTGGAGAAGGCCTTCCTCTTGCCTGCAGCTGAGGGAATTCTGAGCACTGTGCAGATGATCCGCACATAGGAGCAGAGGATCAGCAAGAAGGTGGCTAGGATCTTGCATGAATTTATAACAAAATCTACTAGGACATTTATAGACGTATCAGTGCAAGCCAAACTCAGTAGAGGAGGGAAATCACAAAAGATGTGCTGAATGCGATTAGGGCCACAGAATGGGAGGCGTGAAATCAAGGAAATTTCAACTACTGGCCCAGCCAAGCCTCCCAACCAACAGCCAATGGCAATCTCTGCACAGAATGTTGGGGTCATGAGGGTTGGGTAGTGGAGGGGCCGGCAGATGGCTAAATACCTATCGTAGGCCATAGCTGTCAGGAGATAGCACTCAGTTGCTCCAAGGGAGTGAAAGAAATAGATCTGCAGGAGACACCCAGAGAACGAAATGGTCTTTTTCTCACTGAGCAAGTTTGCCAGCATCTTAGGGATGGTGGCAGCTGTATAGCCAAGCTCTGAGGAGAGAATGCTGATAAAGTGGTACATGGGTGTGTGAAGCTGGGAGTCCAGGCAGACCACCAGGAATATCAGCAGGTTTCCCAACATAGTTGTGAGATAAACGAGAAGCAACAGGAGAAAGAGATAAATCTGGACTCCCTGGAGATGGGGGAAGCCCAGGATGATGAATTCTGTTACCTGGCTCCAGTTCCCTGTGTCCATTGCTCACCATTCATGTCCCTAGATGTGAAGTGTGGAAGGACAGGAAAGAAAGTTGAACTATAGAGGTTCTAACAAGAAGGCAACCCTCAAATTACTATTGCCCTCCCTTCACTCACCTCCAAAGTAAAACCCTCTCAATAAATGCTTTGAGAGGTCAACATTTCAATTCCATGCGTCCCTGCCCTTCCTGTCAACAGCCTCCTTCAGACTATTCACCTTTATGTTTAGTCTTCCCTGACTAACACAGCTCATTTTTGGCCTTCCTAATCCATCCTGTAACCCAGTTGATTTTCTCAGTAGAATCTATATAGATTTTAGAAATTTAAGTGTTTCTAATCCAAGgtatatattaacatttatacATATTGTTCATCTAAGATACAAATCATCATTTATACTGATAATATATTGATACTGTACTGGACCAAATagatataatttgaatattattttctaactccttattttaatttgttttcttcttcaacttTCTGGCTACCAAAGAATCAACTATTTTCCCTTCTGCTCCCTCCTATTCCTTTATGAGAACTCAGGTCTGCTAGCATCTTTCAGGGGCATGTAGGTCAGAATTTGGACCTCTTTTGGACACTGGTGAGAGCTCCAGTCAAAAATAAGAAGGTTGTAGTAAATAAAAGAGCCAAAGAAAGACAGGAGGAAAATCTATATTTCTGCATTTCAATTTCAGACTGTGGCCACTTCATCAATTCTTCCTGACATTTCCCCCTCTATCAACTTCAAATGCTCTTTTCTGGTTTATTGCTTCTGTAGATATTACATATACATGCTCTGCTGTGTTGAAGTCCATGTAACAACAATTGAGTATTTTCAGTACTCTAGGTATTATACTTAGAACAGGGactaaacagataaataaaatgtgacacCTGATGCTAACAAACTAATATTCTAATACAGAGTATAGAGAAACAACTAACTATTATACAACTCTTTCATGGAATACTCTATCAACGTAAAAACCTGCTATTATTCTCATTtactaaacaaacaacaaagcaaGAGCCttaaattctttctctttacTCATCCCACAGCCACTGCTCTATTTCTATGTCCCTAAAAGAAAACTCTTCCAAGAGTCGGCTATATGCATTGCCTTTAATGTCTTTCTTTAAGTTCCTTCTTAAACCCACTCTAATTAGATTTGCATTACCACCACGCCATTAAAACCTCCTTTCTCATAGACATTAATTATCTAAGATTTCCTGGATCCAACGGTCATTTCTCACTCTTCAGCTTATTTCGACTATCTATGTATCTTGACAGTGTTGATTTATCCTGCCTGTTCACACACTTCCTTCACTTGATTCTCAGGGTACTATACTTTTGGTTACTTTCTATCTTCTTAGtcattctttctcattctgcATCATTAGTTTCTCCTCCATGCCCCACACTTTCAATGTCACAGTGCCCATGGTCCATgtttaatcttttctttcctcttctatatAAACTCAAATCATCTGCTAATGCCATCCAATACCAGAGCTTTAAACACTATAAATGTGTTGAAGACATCTAAATCCATATCTCAGGCAATATTTTTCTCCCCTACTCCAGACTCATATATTTCACTACCTACTCACATCTCCTCTTGTAAGTCTAAGAGCCATCTCAAACTGAACTCCTGGGGGCTCTACCCCTAGTCTTCCCCATCACAAATGATGGCAATTGCAATCTTCCAACTGACAGACTAAACTCCTGCAGTCATCcttgtttctgtctttctctcataTATCCAGGAACTGACTGTGTTTTACCACCTTGGTCCAAGTCACTTTTATCTTGCCTCTATTACTGTAATTGACTCCTAACAGATCTCCCTACTTGCATTTGTCCACTTGTAGCCTCATCTTAACACAGCAGAGTGATcctgttaaattttaaattaggtTCTGCATTTCCATTGATCAAATGTGTTCAGTGACATATCATTTAACAACCTTTGCTGtagctcttttcttcttcttgaatCTCTTTCACCATTTGGATAGCTCTTTCATTGATTTTATCTTTGCTCAAATTTCACCAGCTCAACTACCTGGGCCACCCTATATAACAGCGGTGTGCCTCCATCCTTACATCCATATTCCGTACTGCTATTGCCTTTCTCTacttaacttttaactttttttccagaGGACTTATCATGTTCTAACCTGTAAAATGTACTTATTTCTTATTCCTATTGTTTATTGGTTCTCTCCTCTTTGAGAGTTCCTTAagggcaaatatttttttcttttctattttgtttactggTGTATGTCAAGTCCTTAGAGCCATGTCTGAAATATAGTTACaacaactcaataaatatttatgtaattaatatgcaaatcaattaagaTAACTGCTAATTTGCATATGTAGTAGGAGTTACGAGCCATGGGCTGGATATGGAGATAAATCAGGAAAATTTCATAGAACacagactttattattattattatttttggagacagcatctccctctatcacccagactggagtgcagtggcaggatctctgctcactgtagccttgacctccctggctcatgcaatcctcccgcctctgcctttgcaagtagctgggactacaggtatgcgccaccacgcctagcaaatgtttgtgtttttggtagagacggggtttagccatgttgctcaggctggtcttgaattcctgggctcaagtgatccgcctgctttggcctctaaaagtgctgggattacaggcataagccaccttgccttgccagaatatataatttttatttgcagtGAATAAAGTGTCAGAATTTTTtagatggaaaaatgaaaaaacagtatTTGAAACAAAAGGGAGTGCTCGTGCAAAGGCCAAGAGTTACAAAAGACACCGAGTCTTCTCTTTCTGCCTTCCAGTCTTCTTATCATTTCTTCCCTCTCGAGGATCCTAAAATTCATCCAGACTAACTTTGTTTACTCTGATTTTTCTTGGCATTTTTCTAAACCTAGGGAGCATGTCCATCCCATACACAAAAGCCTTTCTCAATACAAGACTTAATATAGGATGTTTCTCTACTAAGATTCCAGAGAACTACTTCTGGGCCAAACTTTTTATATGGATGATTTTGCTTTAGCACAATTGCTTTATTATCCAAAATTTCTTTGTCTTAGTTTTTCTCACTGCATATCCATGTCTATCCACTGCCCAATTCTGCCTTCTGTTTCCTTGGAGTCTTGGATGCACACCTGCCTTCTATAAAGGATTATCCCTAAATGTCTACTTCTTCTCAGACCCTTATTTTCTAGATGTTCTACATTCCTTCCcttctaaatataaataaaaggttCTATTCTAGAGctgcctctttccttctctggccTCCAGTCCCACTCACAGATGAGTTGTCTAGACTCTGAACCCTTAACTAAATTTTCAGATCTACATAGATGGCTGGTCAGAAGATTGAATATGAGAAGCCAGTATCTTGTCCTCTCCTTTCTAAGAAGGTAAATTTTCCACATAACTCCAAATACTTATTATCACACTATACATTGTATCATCACTCATTAATGACCAGCTATTTTTCACTCCCTCCATACTCTGCCTAAGCAATCAAAGTCACCAGGATCAGATCAAGTATTATTTTCCATGGAAAACTGGCACCCCCAACTCCCTCATCTTACAAGTTCACAGTTCTCAGAGGTTTGGaccatttccttctcttcttcacaCCCCCTTTAAGATGGCAAAAATACCGAtggttttcccttttttaaaaaaaatttattttattatttctaattatgaTTGTAACTTCTAGTACAGATAAACCTTAAGTTAGTGTTGAAAAAAGCTTTAGGAACTATGCCTCTCTAGTGGCCCCCATAATTTTGGATTTCATTGGATTGTTAGAATatcttaaatgtattatatatttccaacagttcataaaaagaaaagaccttTAAATATCACAAAAAGGAAGGCTAAAATAGAAGGATAAATCATGTGTATCAAACTTCATATTGTACTTATGTTTCTAATTTTGATTCAGCCCAGCAAAAACTGGTATCTTCTCACTCATAAAGGAATTCATGTCCCCACAAATGGGCATCCACCCTCTGCCTGGATTTACAGCACTGGAAGCTTCCTGACCCATAAGACAGTTCTCTCCATTTTTGAAATGCTTTAGTTTACAACTATCCCTTCCAATGACCAGAAATCTGGCTTTCACCATTATTCTTTGCTTTGCTCTGTGATACAACCCTACTGCTCTGGTCCAGAGTCATGTTTTCAAATACTCTTTTCATCACCATTATAGCAATTTCAGTGTTTGCCAAGTGAGTTTCTGTATTTAGCCTAGACTGCTTTGTTTGCAGTGTACCCTCTCTAGAAATACGCTTTATCTTTTATCAATCTGAAGACACTTGAACCATTTTCTAGCTCAAGTCTGTTATTTTTTCCCCTAACCATCTAAGTTAAATACTGTTCTTTCACACTTCTAAATTCTCAGTAGTACTTTCTCACTGTCCCCCCAAATATATCCTGTAATGCACTGCAATTATTTTCCATGCATATGTCTTATCACTCCAAAGCAACTCCCTGTGAGCTTCTTGAAATTAATGAGGAAACTTCATACCATGTCGTACCTCCTAGagtacttagcacaatgcctgataTATCAGAGTTATGGTGGGTAATGAAAAAGAGGGTGATCAAGATGACTTGTGTGTCTCTTCCACTCATCGGTTACTCATCTACTCCCATTTCCTGATATTGGAATCAGGGCTCTCTTAAAACCTACCACATATACAAATTTACATTTATCTTACTTAGGTCCATTGAAATCCTAGTTTATTCCCCTAATTCTAGAAAGCTTTTAGAATATATgccttgaattattttcttcagatACCACAGCTGCATTATTCATAGTTCATAATTGTTTAGGCATAGGGCCAAAGATCTGGGGGTGAGGAGGGGGATACAATTTTAGAGATGATCTCACTCcatgtcttcatttaaaaaaaacaaacaaacaacaaccaaaaaaactggGATCCAGAAAGGGGAGAAGACTTGTTCCAGTTTACacagttaattaaaaatatagtcaATTTACTAATTTTGAAGCCAGACTCTTCACTATAGCATTTGAAAAGCAgaataactgttttttaaaatagtttctgtgTTTGAATTATGTGTTTTATGGACCCTGATTATTCAAAACCTCTCCATATTTCTGAATCTTCTAGGTCTCTTAGTGATCAGGCTTAGAAGGAATGTGAAGATGAAAATACCTGCTTGATAAAGTCTTACCTAGAGATTGATGCTGGGGAGGGCTCTGCTACAGCTTAACTCTGGAAGCCCGGCCACTGCTCAGAGTCTAAAATTCAAAGAGAACTTCCTGCTCACTTCCTATGTCTCATTTGCAGTATTATACCCAGCCACTCCAGGGACCTGGAGGGGTTGAAGTTTATCACTTTGATGGAACCTGTGGGAATAAGTTAAACCATAAAACAAATTCTTCTCCCATAAAACCTGGATTCTTGATAGGGTTCTTACAGAGGCAGAAGCCCATGGGCCTTCTGAGCAGACCTCCTGGGGTCACTAAAGTGCTCTCTCAGGAAGGGAACTGACATACAGCAAGTTCATTAGCTAGTAGTCCTTCATTACCTATTAGTTACTACAACAATAACTACCAGTCCAAGTTGAGATAGAACATGTCTCAAGGCAATTACTTCCTTTAGTAAATAACAATAACTGGTGTGAAAACTAGGTTCAAATGGGTTCCTGTATTGCATGACTTGGGAGTAAGCATACAACTTTCAATTATGATAGGATCTTTATAAAATGTAACTGACCTTCTCTGACCCTGAAAGCGTGAGGACAGGGAGACACGGAGGACATAAATACCATTAAGGCCGACTTCTCATCTTGTCTGTTGCTCATATTTACAGCAGTTATATGTTGTCTTACACACTGCATTCTCCTCTCCACTCTAATGTTACCTGCTCCGTAAAGAGTGCTGCTTCAGACCCCTGGATTTCAGTTCCAGCCATTCTTCCAAATACTTATGTGACATTAGGCACTTCATTAAGCCTTGGTTGGCAATACTGCCAGAAGGgtggattttaaatattcttgccacaaaataaaaatgataagtaCTATATGTgaggtgataaatatgttaattagcctaaTTTGAGCATTCCACTCtgcatacatgtatcaaaacatcacatataTAATTGTTTgtcagataaaaattttaaaaagtataaagaagattCACTTTCCTCATATAAAAGTAATAATCAAATgtgataatgtaaaaaaaaaaagtacttacaaGCTATAATATAAACTatgagaagaattaaataatttttgtcacTTTCACCATCCACCCACACTTTCAATATTCTTCAtccaagtttatattttttttctatctcctactttctttctggaagatttttttttttcaaactgagttgcaagtatttaatattttgtttgtggtaaatagatttttaactaataacataatttttgagtcaaagtattattttgttttttgatttgtaTACATAGAGTttaagtaataattttatttacttaatgaCTAAAGGTTTATTCAAGTTTTCTAAATCCCTATAAGGCAATTAAGGGTTAAATAACCACtaccttttaaattaaattttccacCTTGTCAGTTTCATTTCAATTACTTCTTTTCTGTGAACTAGAATATCATCTATTCCTAAAATATGTCCATCAATTCTTCTAGAATATCATCTATCCCTAAAATATGTCCATCAGTTCTGCTACCCTCCCTCCAAATGTTATTCTGTCTCTACTTGTGTTGGGGTAAATGTTTAATGACTGACTTTCCTCTAACAAAGATTCTCTACTTCATTGAACTCTAGTTCTCTTTTTGACTAAACCTCAACCTTGACTTACAAAATCTATAGACTGTCAGCAAAAATTATTTCATCCACCCTCTCCaccttccctcccccaccacatGTATTAAAAGACTTAAACACTGACATAGTTTCTAAGAGCTCAAGGCCATAGATGATCCTAGCATCTCTTTAAGTGCCTGCCTGAGAAAATTCAAAGCTACCAAAATaatttatgtctatgtgtgtgtgtgcatgtgtgtgtttgtgtgtgtgtatatatttttatatctgtatattACTGATTAAATCTGTCCTTACCACTTTAGCGTCTGCATTGTTTAGCTTTGACATAgcctatcattttttaaaaggccctGATTTATAACATTTGCTGATTGGCATAGTGCTAATACTCCCACTGTATCTGATTCCAAGCTATTGGTGCCACAGAATTTCTAATAAGTTGTCAATCATTTCTCAAAAACTATGAGCAGACTTTAGCACATAACTGCCGGTCTTTTTTATGTTATCACATGACTTGAACCTGTAACTCCATTGACTTCCTCAGTACTAACTAACCTCTCACCCTCTTGTAATGTCTTTTACCACCACTGTTCACAGAAAATGACTGTATATAGCAAAAATAGTAGCAATGTACTGtgtgtttattttacaaaaatatatgataaaatagtGTGGATGACAGCAGGGTGGATTTGGAATAAAggacatacatatatgtgcaaaGGTTCTCTACCTAGTTCATGAATCTGGTGAGACAAAACACATAACAAATCAAGAAAAGCAGATTTGTTACTCATAGACAGGCAGCAATGAGAAACAGAAGCCTGGGGTTCATGACAAGCCCATTCCCACAGCTCAGGAAAGCTGCCCAGACTGAATGGACTTTTACTACACATGCCCCACATTGCACCACAGCGGAGGGACCCCAAAAGCACTAGTCTTTGGAAAACAGATAGACAGTTaattataaacatacatttatcaTGCGTCCTAGCAATCCTACACTTATGCATTTTCTCAAATGACatgaaaatgtatgtttacaCATAACCATATcatgttaaaaatgaatattatctAGAGATAGCTTACCGGCCCACCAAAGTCTGTGAGTAAAAAAATACAGATCCAGAAAAGATAACCTAGTATGATGCACAGTGACTAAGTAAGGACCAGCTACCAGTATTATCCAAGGACATTCAAAAGGCAGATGTAGACAAGTTGAGGTGGGATGTGCAGAAAACAGGTGAGTACAACTAAGGAAGACCAATGCATTCTGTGGATGAGTGAGTTTCAGTAATGATTAGAATCATTATGTCATTGTTAAAGGCCAAATATGTTATTGACCAGGTGTGGGTAAGATTCATTACATGTTTCATTCATTACACTTGCATCGAATACTCATCCTATTTAGGTGCTGTGCTAGATTCTGGAcatacaacaaattaaaaaactgaaataatttgagatgaaatctagTTTATAGATGCTTGTAGGAAAGAATGACAAACTATATGtatctatacatacataaatgtcCACAAACACATAAATTGCCATACATATTTTGAAGAGAAGCAAAACACACTTCAGAGATAAAAATGAGTGACATAAATTAGACTGAGTGTTCAGAAGTCCTCTCAAAGCAGGCATCACTGCAAATTGATATTTGAAcagaaaaatcacacaattaaGAGGAGTGAGCCAAAtgaaatattggggaaaaaacagGGTGAAGATCCTGAAGCCAGAAAAATCCGTAATGTATTTGAAGACCTGAAAGGGTAATCAGGTAGCTAGGGAAGAGGGAGCTGAGGGAGAAGAGGTATGAGTCTATGttggagaggaaggcagggaagaaTTTTGTTTAGCCTTATAAAGTATGGTGAGGCTTTGAATTTTATCTTAAGGGCAATTGAGAATTTctcatgtttttataaaatggTATATACAATTCAGATTTCAAATACATTACTTTATATTTTGTGTGGAAAATATATTAGAATAGAATGAGAGTAGGAGAAAGGAATGTGGGtagaatattattatattaatccAGTTGAGAGATGTTGGCAATTTACACCAGGGTAGAAACATTAAagtgaataagaaataaattgatTCAAGAATATATTTTGTGAAAAGATCGGCATACATTAATAGTTGATCACAATTATGAgtggaagaaaaggaagcaaaatagaatatttaaaattttctagaagaAACACAGGGAAACAAAAGCATCAAGATTTCATGGttagaaattttaagaaatcaatttTGACAtgttaagttttaaattattaagaattCCAATCCAGGCACCGTTGATAAGTGGGAAGTTGAATATATAAGTCtaaatctcagagaaaaaaatgtggtttgGAGATAAAAATTTACGAGCCCTTGTGATAGACAGAGATCGTATTTAAATCCATAAGAATAACTCTGAGTATCTAGGGATATAGCACAGCAGGACAACGAAGGCTGGGAAAGACTCACCAGAAAGATAAGAAGAAAATTGGGAAGTAATGATGTCATGAGATTTAGGGAGACTTAAGGAGTAAAAGCTAAGAGAGTTGAGGAATAAAAACTGGTCGTCTGTGTCAAGAGttcag
It encodes:
- the LOC126936371 gene encoding olfactory receptor 6N1; the encoded protein is MDTGNWSQVTEFIILGFPHLQGVQIYLFLLLLLVYLTTMLGNLLIFLVVCLDSQLHTPMYHFISILSSELGYTAATIPKMLANLLSEKKTISFSGCLLQIYFFHSLGATECYLLTAMAYDRYLAICRPLHYPTLMTPTFCAEIAIGCWLGGLAGPVVEISLISRLPFCGPNRIQHIFCDFPPLLSLACTDTSINVLVDFVINSCKILATFLLILCSYVRIICTVLRIPSAAGKRKAFSTCASHLTVVLVFYGSILFMYVRLRKSYSLDYDRALAGVYSVLTPFLNPFIYSLRNKEIKEAMRRQLKRIGILA